The proteins below are encoded in one region of Phaseolus vulgaris cultivar G19833 chromosome 1, P. vulgaris v2.0, whole genome shotgun sequence:
- the LOC137813751 gene encoding nucleoside-triphosphatase-like, translated as MGFQSLFSFLFLLLPTVYSSQYLGNNLLSNRKIFPKQEEAITSYAAIFDAGSTGSRVHVFHFDQNLDLLYIGNNLEFHQRVTPGLSSYADKPEKAAQSLIPLLEAAENVVPQDLHFKTPLKLGATAGLRLLEGNAAENILNAVRDMFKNRSTLNVQSDAVAIIDGTQEGSYLWLAVNYLLGRLGKKFSKTVGVVDLGGGSVQMAYAVSRNTAKNAPLVPDGEDPYIKKLYAKGKNYDLYVHSYLHYGTEASRAEILKVSDGSANPCILAGYDGNYTYSEVEYAVYPPSSGSSYDACREIVLKALKLNEPCSRHNCTFGGIWDGGRGSGQRTIYATSSFYYLPLDVGLIDAKAHNAVVRVVDLENLAKRACGKTFEEAKSSYPHLSKERVPFVCMDIAYQYTLLVDGFGIDPLQEITLAKEIEYKDAIVETAWPLGTAIEAISSLPKFEQLMYFM; from the exons ATGGGGTTTCAATCTCTCTTTAGTTTCTTATTCTTGCTACTGCCCACAGTCTATTCCTCCCAGTATCTTGGGAACAACCTTCTATCTAATCGGAAGATATTCCCCAAACAAGAAGAAGCCATTACCtcttatgctgccatttttgatGCTGGTAGCACTGGAAGTCGAGTGCACGTCTTCCATTTTGACCAGAACTTAGATCTCCTTTACATTGGCAATAATCTCGAATTTCACCAAAGG GTCACACCCGGTTTGAGTTCATATGCGGATAAACCTGAAAAAGCTGCACAATCTTTGATTCCACTTTTAGAGGCAGCTGAAAATGTTGTCCCTCAGGATCTGCACTTCAAGACACCTCTTAAGCTTGGC GCAACGGCAGGTTTAAGACTTTTGGAAGGGAATGCTGCTGAAAATATATTGAATGCG GTTAGGGATATGTTCAAGAACAGAAGTACCCTGAACGTTCAATCAGATGCAGTAGCTATAATTGATGGAACCCAGGAAGGTTCTTATCTATGG TTGGCAGTGAATTATCTATTGGGGAGGTTGGGAAAGAAGTTTTCAAAGACGGTTGGAGTAGTTGATCTTGGAGGTGGATCAGTTCAAATGGCATATGCCGTCTCAAGGAACACAGCAAAAAATGCCCCACTAGTACCTGATGGAGAGGATCCATACATCAAGAAGCTATATGCCAAAGGCAAAAATTACGATCTCTATGTTCACAG TTACCTGCACTATGGTACAGAAGCTTCTCGTGCTGAGATTTTGAAGGTCAGCGATGGTTCAGCTAACCCTTGCATTTTGGCTGGATATGATG GGAACTATACATATTCAGAAGTGGAGTATGCAGTGTACCCTCCAAGTTCAGGGTCCAGTTATGATGCATGCAGAGAGATAGTCCTTAAGGCTCTCAAACTGAACGAGCCATGTTCTCGTCACAATTGCACATTTGGTGGTATATGGGACGGTGGAAGAGGAAGTGGACAAAGAACTATTTATGCTACTTCATCATTCTATTACCTACCCTTAGAC GTTGGTCTAATTGACGCAAAAGCTCATAATGCCGTTGTTCGTGTTGTGGATCTTGAAAACCTGGCTAAGCGAGCTTGTGGAAAAACATTTGAAGAAGCCAAATCCAGTTATCCCCATCTTTCAAAAGAAAGAGTTCCATTTGTATGCATGGACATTGCATACCAGTATACGTTGCTGGTTGATGGATTTG GCATTGATCCTTTGCAAGAGATTACCCTGGCTAAGGAAATTGAATATAAAGATGCTATTGTGGAAACAGCATGGCCTCTTGGCACAGCCATAGAAGCTATTTCATCATTGCCTAAATTTGAACAGTTAATGTATTTTATGTAA
- the LOC137815651 gene encoding uncharacterized protein has product MSDSEIVECGNNRIRKKCVESESTRIWNLGKNLGASSSREDGILIKEMELLEVRDRGLEGGIKAKYLKHLIAMEGADFVCIQEIKVTEFSDRRCFDLWGDSKVGWVHNEGVNGVGSTLSMWHKEAFIYSSHVIGRGFIAVVGLHSKSNCLCVIVNVYVAGSLSDKAAMWDALSAIRNSHQNEVWCCCGDFNVVRCVEERKGVEGYSNQKKEIKDFNEFIDKNLMVDIPIVGKKFTWYKSDGSSKSRLDTILVSEEWLQMWPMSKQYVQPREVLDHCAIVVKSWAKDWGPKPFKTIDAWLLEPGFKELVKEKWNTYEVQGNGISKFKDKLKGDLKEWNKSVFGNHEDNRRKIMKEIQKLDTKDANCDLLEGENMRRLELLSQQKLVEKKLESLNRQKARSIWFKYGDANTKYYHSLMRWRRLRNEIKGVEVDN; this is encoded by the exons ATGTCTGATTCTGAAATTGTTGAGTGCGGCAATAATCGTATTAGGAAAAAGTGTGTCGAATCTGAATCAACCAGAATTTGGAACTTAGGCAAAAATCTGGGGGCGTCAAGCTCACGAGAGGATGGTATTCTGATAAAAGAAATGGAGCTTTTGGAGGTTAGGGACAG AGGGTTAGAGGGAGGAATAAAAGCAAAATATCTTAAGCATCTAATTGCTATGGAGGGTGCGGATTTTGTGTGCATACAAGAGATCAAAGTTACGGAGTTCTCTGATAGGAGGTGCTTTGATTTGTGGGGGGATAGTAAAGTTGGTTGGGTACATAATGAAGGTGTAAACGGGGTAGGGAGTACCTTATCTATGTGGCATAAAGAAGCTTTCATTTACAGTTCTCACGTTATTGGAAGAGGTTTTATAGCTGTTGTCGGTCTCCATTCTAAATCAAACTGTTTATGTGTTATCGTTAATGTTTATGTTGCTGGTTCTCTAAGTGACAAGGCTGCCATGTGGGATGCTCTGTCTGCTATCAGAAATTCTCATCAGAATGAGGTATGGTGTTGTTGtggagattttaatgttgtcaGGTGTGTAGAGGAAAGGAAAGGTGTGGAAGGTTATTCGAACCAGAAGAAGGAGATTAAAGATTTTAATGAGTTCATTGATAAGAATCTAATGGTGGACATACCTATTGTAGGTAAAAAGTTCACGTGGTACAAATCAGACGGGTCTTCTAAAAGTAGATTAGATACAATACTAGTATCCGAGGAGTGGCTTCAGATGTGGCCTATGAGTAAGCAATATGTGCAACCAAGGGAGGTTTTGGATCACTGTGCTATAGTGGTCAAGTCTTGGGCTAAAGACTGGGGTCCCAAGCCGTTTAAAACAATAGACGCTTGGCTTTTGGAACCTGGTTTCAAGGAATTGGTGAAGGAAAAGTGGAACACTTATGAGGTGCAGGGAAATGGTATCTCTAAATTCAAAGATAAATTGAAGGGTGACCTCAAAGAATGGAATAAGAGTGTTTTTGGGAATCATGAAGATAATAGGCGTAAGATCATGAAGGAGATTCAGAAGCTAGATACCAAGGATGCAAACTGTGATCTCTTGGAGGGAGAAAATATGAGAAGGCTGGAGCTACTTAGCCAACAAAAGCTTGTAGAGAAAAAACTGGAATCTTTAAACAGACAGAAAGCTAGATCTATATGGTTTAAATATGGGGACGCTAATACCAAATACTATCACTCTCTTATGAGGTGGAGAAGACTCAGGAATGAAATTAAAGGAGTAGAAGTGGATAATTAG